Proteins encoded by one window of Arabidopsis thaliana chromosome 2, partial sequence:
- a CDS encoding Tetratricopeptide repeat (TPR)-like superfamily protein (Tetratricopeptide repeat (TPR)-like superfamily protein; CONTAINS InterPro DOMAIN/s: Pentatricopeptide repeat (InterPro:IPR002885); BEST Arabidopsis thaliana protein match is: Pentatricopeptide repeat (PPR) superfamily protein (TAIR:AT3G53700.1); Has 35333 Blast hits to 34131 proteins in 2444 species: Archae - 798; Bacteria - 22429; Metazoa - 974; Fungi - 991; Plants - 531; Viruses - 0; Other Eukaryotes - 9610 (source: NCBI BLink).): MGKVPSSFRSMPANLLVRKTTPSPPAPPRDFRNRTAVGGDSAKLPQNTQAPREPSLRNPFKSPNLSDAKSLFNSIAATSRIPLDLKFHNSVLQSYGSIAVVNDTVKLFQHILKSQPNFRPGRSTFLILLSHACRAPDSSISNVHRVLNLMVNNGLEPDQVTTDIAVRSLCETGRVDEAKDLMKELTEKHSPPDTYTYNFLLKHLCKCKDLHVVYEFVDEMRDDFDVKPDLVSFTILIDNVCNSKNLREAMYLVSKLGNAGFKPDCFLYNTIMKGFCTLSKGSEAVGVYKKMKEEGVEPDQITYNTLIFGLSKAGRVEEARMYLKTMVDAGYEPDTATYTSLMNGMCRKG; encoded by the exons atggggAAAGTTCCGTCGTCGTTTCGTAGTATGCCGGCGAACTTATTGGTCAGAAAAACAACACCATCTCCTCCAGCGCCGCCGCGAGATTTTCGCAACAGAACCGCCGTGGGAGGAGATTCAGCCAAACTTCCCCAGAATACTCAAGCCCCTCGCGAGCCCTCCTTGAGGAATCCATTCAAGTCACCAAATCTCTCAGACGCTAAAAGCCTCTTCAATTCAATCGCCGCCACTTCACGAATCCCACTCGATCTCAAGTTCCACAACTCTGTTCTTCAATCATACGGTTCAATCGCCGTCGTCAACGATACGGTGAAACTCTTTCAGCATATTTTGAAATCGCAGCCTAATTTCAGGCCGGGACGTTCAACGTTCCTTATCTTGCTTTCACATGCTTGTAGAGCTCCTGATTCGTCGATTTCGAATGTTCATAGAGTTCTTAATCTCATGGTTAATAATGGTTTAGAGCCTGATCAAGTAACTACCGATATCGCGGTGAGGTCTCTTTGCGAAACGGGTCGGGTTGATGAAGCTAAGGATTTGATGAAGGAGCTCACTGAGAAACACTCTCCTCCGGATACATATACTTATAACTTTCTACTGAAGCATTTGTGCAAATGCAAAGATCTTCATGTTGTTTATGAGTTTGTTGATGAGATGAGAGATGATTTCGATGTTAAGCCGGATCTTGTTAGCTTCACTATCTTGATTGATAATGTTTGTAACTCTAAGAACTTGAGGGAGGCAATGTATCTAGTTAGTAAGTTAGGTAATGCTGGGTTTAAGCCGGATTGTTTCCTCTATAACACGATTATGAAAGGTTTTTGCACACTGAGTAAAGGGAGTGAGGCGGTTGGTgtgtataagaaaatgaaggaaGAAGGTGTTGAGCCAGATCAGATTACCTACAATACTTTGATATTTGGACTGTCGAAAGCTGGTAGAGTTGAGGAAGCTAGGATGTATTTGAAAACTATGGTTGATGCGGGGTATGAGCCGGATACTGCTACTTACACATCACTGATGAATGGAATGTGTAGAAAAG GTTGA
- a CDS encoding RPM1-interacting protein 4 (RIN4) family protein (RPM1-interacting protein 4 (RIN4) family protein; CONTAINS InterPro DOMAIN/s: RPM1-interacting protein 4, defence response (InterPro:IPR008700); BEST Arabidopsis thaliana protein match is: RPM1-interacting protein 4 (RIN4) family protein (TAIR:AT4G35655.1); Has 277 Blast hits to 276 proteins in 36 species: Archae - 0; Bacteria - 0; Metazoa - 0; Fungi - 0; Plants - 275; Viruses - 0; Other Eukaryotes - 2 (source: NCBI BLink).), with the protein MASNEAGRALPKFGEWDVNDPATADGFTVIFSKAGEDKKTGRSSTKTNSQRKQDGDKPAVKKWLCFTFA; encoded by the coding sequence ATGGCGTCGAATGAAGCTGGAAGGGCATTGCCGAAATTCGGGGAATGGGATGTGAATGATCCAGCGACGGCGGATGGATTCACGGTGATATTCAGCAAAGCCGGTGAAGATAAAAAGACGGGACGGAGTTCGACGAAGACGAATTCACAGAGGAAACAAGATGGTGATAAACCAGCGGTCAAGAAATGGCTCTGTTTCACTTTTgcttaa
- a CDS encoding Tetratricopeptide repeat (TPR)-like superfamily protein (Tetratricopeptide repeat (TPR)-like superfamily protein; CONTAINS InterPro DOMAIN/s: Pentatricopeptide repeat (InterPro:IPR002885); BEST Arabidopsis thaliana protein match is: Pentatricopeptide repeat (PPR) superfamily protein (TAIR:AT3G53700.1); Has 45396 Blast hits to 13729 proteins in 280 species: Archae - 5; Bacteria - 33; Metazoa - 451; Fungi - 602; Plants - 42971; Viruses - 0; Other Eukaryotes - 1334 (source: NCBI BLink).) — MGKVPSSFRSMPANLLVRKTTPSPPAPPRDFRNRTAVGGDSAKLPQNTQAPREPSLRNPFKSPNLSDAKSLFNSIAATSRIPLDLKFHNSVLQSYGSIAVVNDTVKLFQHILKSQPNFRPGRSTFLILLSHACRAPDSSISNVHRVLNLMVNNGLEPDQVTTDIAVRSLCETGRVDEAKDLMKELTEKHSPPDTYTYNFLLKHLCKCKDLHVVYEFVDEMRDDFDVKPDLVSFTILIDNVCNSKNLREAMYLVSKLGNAGFKPDCFLYNTIMKGFCTLSKGSEAVGVYKKMKEEGVEPDQITYNTLIFGLSKAGRVEEARMYLKTMVDAGYEPDTATYTSLMNGMCRKGESLGALSLLEEMEARGCAPNDCTYNTLLHGLCKARLMDKGMELYEMMKSSGVKLESNGYATLVRSLVKSGKVAEAYEVFDYAVDSKSLSDASAYSTLETTLKWLKKAKEQGLVP; from the coding sequence atggggAAAGTTCCGTCGTCGTTTCGTAGTATGCCGGCGAACTTATTGGTCAGAAAAACAACACCATCTCCTCCAGCGCCGCCGCGAGATTTTCGCAACAGAACCGCCGTGGGAGGAGATTCAGCCAAACTTCCCCAGAATACTCAAGCCCCTCGCGAGCCCTCCTTGAGGAATCCATTCAAGTCACCAAATCTCTCAGACGCTAAAAGCCTCTTCAATTCAATCGCCGCCACTTCACGAATCCCACTCGATCTCAAGTTCCACAACTCTGTTCTTCAATCATACGGTTCAATCGCCGTCGTCAACGATACGGTGAAACTCTTTCAGCATATTTTGAAATCGCAGCCTAATTTCAGGCCGGGACGTTCAACGTTCCTTATCTTGCTTTCACATGCTTGTAGAGCTCCTGATTCGTCGATTTCGAATGTTCATAGAGTTCTTAATCTCATGGTTAATAATGGTTTAGAGCCTGATCAAGTAACTACCGATATCGCGGTGAGGTCTCTTTGCGAAACGGGTCGGGTTGATGAAGCTAAGGATTTGATGAAGGAGCTCACTGAGAAACACTCTCCTCCGGATACATATACTTATAACTTTCTACTGAAGCATTTGTGCAAATGCAAAGATCTTCATGTTGTTTATGAGTTTGTTGATGAGATGAGAGATGATTTCGATGTTAAGCCGGATCTTGTTAGCTTCACTATCTTGATTGATAATGTTTGTAACTCTAAGAACTTGAGGGAGGCAATGTATCTAGTTAGTAAGTTAGGTAATGCTGGGTTTAAGCCGGATTGTTTCCTCTATAACACGATTATGAAAGGTTTTTGCACACTGAGTAAAGGGAGTGAGGCGGTTGGTgtgtataagaaaatgaaggaaGAAGGTGTTGAGCCAGATCAGATTACCTACAATACTTTGATATTTGGACTGTCGAAAGCTGGTAGAGTTGAGGAAGCTAGGATGTATTTGAAAACTATGGTTGATGCGGGGTATGAGCCGGATACTGCTACTTACACATCACTGATGAATGGAATGTGTAGAAAAGGTGAGTCTTTAGGTGCGTTGAGTTTGTTAGAAGAAATGGAAGCAAGAGGGTGTGCTCCAAATGATTGTACTTATAATACTTTGCTTCATGGATTGTGTAAAGCAAGGTTGATGGATAAAGGGATGGAGTTATATGAAATGATGAAATCAAGTGGTGTAAAGCTTGAGAGTAATGGTTATGCTACACTTGTGAGGTCTCTGGTTAAAAGTGGCAAGGTCGCAGAGGCTTATGAAGTGTTTGATTATGCAGTTGATAGCAAGAGTTTGTCAGATGCTTCTGCGTACTCTACACTTGAAACTACCTTGAAATGGTTGAAAAAAGCTAAAGAACAAGGCTTGGTTCCATAA